Within Pseudomonas alloputida, the genomic segment GGCCCGGGGTGGTGATGCTGGAAGTGGGCTTCAGTGCCAGGTGGGCAACGATCGGCTGGCCCGACGAAATACCGCCCAGAATGCCGCCCGCGTTGTTGCTGAGGAAGCCTTCCGGGGTCAGTTCGTCCCGGTGCTCGGTGCCGCGCTGGGCCACACTGGCGAAACCGGCGCCGATTTCCACGCCCTTGACCGCGTTGATGCTCATCAGCGCATGGGCCAGCTCTGCATCCAGGCGGTCGAAGATCGGCTCGCCCAGCCCGGGCATCACGCCTTCTGCGACCACGGTGATCTTGGCGCCCACCGAATCCTGGTCTCGGCGCAGCTGGTCCATGTAGGCCTCCAGCTCAGGTACTTTGTCCGGATCAGGGCTGAAGAAGGCGTTCTGCTCCACCGACTCCCAGGTCTTGAACGGGATTTCGATCGGGCCCAGCTGGCTCATGTAGCCACGCACGGTGATGCCCTGGGTGGCCAGGAACTTCTTGGCGATAGCGCCAGCGGCCACGCGCATGGCGGTTTCACGGGCCGAGCTGCGGCCACCACCGCGGTAGTCGCGGATACCGTACTTGTGGTGGTAGGTGTAGTCGGCGTGGGCCGGGCGGAACAGGTCCTTGATGGCCGAGTAGTCCTTGGACTTCTGATCGGTATTGCGGATCAGCAGGCCGATCGAGCAGCCGGTGGTGCGGCCTTCGAACACGCCGGAAAGGATTTCCACCTCGTCGGCTTCCTGGCGCTGGGTGGTGTGCCGGCTGGTGCCGGGCTTGCGCCGGTCAAGGTCGTGCTGCAGGTCGGCGAGGGAAATTTCCAGGCCCGGTGGGCATCCATCGACAATGGCGACCAACGCCGGGCCATGGCTCTCGCCAGCGGTGGTGACAGTGAACAGCTTGCCGTAGGTATTGCCGGACATGGACGCTCCGCGAGTTCTGCCTGAAATGGACGAAAGCAGCAGTATACAGATGGTTGGGTGGCCTGTGCTG encodes:
- the aroC gene encoding chorismate synthase, whose translation is MSGNTYGKLFTVTTAGESHGPALVAIVDGCPPGLEISLADLQHDLDRRKPGTSRHTTQRQEADEVEILSGVFEGRTTGCSIGLLIRNTDQKSKDYSAIKDLFRPAHADYTYHHKYGIRDYRGGGRSSARETAMRVAAGAIAKKFLATQGITVRGYMSQLGPIEIPFKTWESVEQNAFFSPDPDKVPELEAYMDQLRRDQDSVGAKITVVAEGVMPGLGEPIFDRLDAELAHALMSINAVKGVEIGAGFASVAQRGTEHRDELTPEGFLSNNAGGILGGISSGQPIVAHLALKPTSSITTPGRSIDVDGNPVDVITKGRHDPCVGIRATPIAEAMMAIALMDHLLRHRAQNADVQVNTPVLGQR